From Thermoflavifilum aggregans, a single genomic window includes:
- a CDS encoding DUF1697 domain-containing protein, whose translation MSRFVAFLRGVSPMNLKMADLKHCMEAAGFTEVKTILSSGNVAFNSSTRKEESIAQTIEAQLQQQLGRSFPVTVRSVAHLQHLLASDPFSRHQVPAGAKQVITFLWKPPDVKLKLPIEYEGVTIHQVQGLEAFTSYIPHPKGPVFMSLLEKTFGKDQTTRTWETVKKCFVA comes from the coding sequence ATGTCGAGATTTGTCGCTTTTCTGCGGGGTGTAAGCCCCATGAACCTGAAAATGGCCGACCTGAAGCATTGCATGGAAGCAGCCGGATTTACGGAGGTAAAAACCATTCTTTCTAGCGGCAACGTTGCCTTTAATTCTTCAACCCGTAAAGAAGAGTCTATCGCACAAACAATTGAAGCACAGCTTCAACAGCAGTTGGGCCGCAGCTTTCCGGTTACTGTACGGTCGGTGGCGCACCTGCAACATTTGCTTGCTTCAGATCCGTTCAGCAGACACCAGGTACCTGCAGGAGCGAAACAGGTCATAACATTCTTGTGGAAACCGCCGGATGTAAAACTGAAATTACCCATTGAATATGAAGGTGTCACCATTCATCAGGTGCAAGGCTTGGAAGCGTTTACCAGCTATATTCCTCACCCAAAAGGACCGGTATTCATGAGTTTATTGGAAAAAACTTTTGGCAAAGATCAAACCACCCGCACCTGGGAAACAGTCAAAAAGTGCTTTGTTGCATAA
- a CDS encoding SDR family oxidoreductase, translating into MNTPMSLRPSEDRAAHDARVAATNPSKRVATTAEIASAALWLASADAAYMVGQDIVIEGELWHDRRQQVSRTENSAVADIVGGERAEEMYHLYMKKCTRRKGTASCCSEQKSCCSHTCKH; encoded by the coding sequence GTGAATACGCCGATGTCGCTTCGGCCTAGTGAGGACCGGGCGGCGCACGATGCTCGTGTGGCGGCTACCAATCCTTCCAAGCGAGTTGCCACGACCGCCGAGATTGCATCCGCTGCGCTCTGGCTCGCGTCGGCGGATGCGGCCTACATGGTTGGCCAGGATATCGTCATCGAGGGGGAGCTTTGGCATGACCGCCGACAGCAAGTCTCTCGCACTGAGAATTCCGCTGTTGCCGATATCGTTGGAGGGGAGCGTGCAGAAGAGATGTATCATTTGTACATGAAAAAGTGTACGCGCAGGAAAGGTACTGCTTCATGCTGCTCTGAACAAAAGTCCTGCTGTTCACATACCTGTAAACATTGA
- a CDS encoding DUF4153 domain-containing protein produces the protein MLLVVVAVIIFSVSGTIYGKREIFDRIVFSGLVIVSIVIDLIALSAIIYRLGEYGFTPNRTIVLGTNLLVLGNLLYIALDLYKVNFKNYDIRVVEHSVAVYLPVYGVWSALVIFAFPIIF, from the coding sequence ATGCTGCTGGTTGTTGTGGCAGTTATCATTTTTTCGGTATCTGGCACCATTTATGGAAAAAGAGAAATTTTTGACCGGATTGTTTTTTCGGGATTGGTGATAGTCAGCATTGTAATTGATCTTATTGCTCTTTCGGCAATAATTTACCGACTTGGAGAATATGGTTTCACACCCAACAGGACTATAGTACTTGGAACTAATCTTCTTGTGTTGGGGAACCTATTGTATATTGCTTTAGATCTTTACAAAGTAAATTTCAAAAATTATGATATCCGTGTGGTAGAACATTCTGTTGCGGTGTATCTCCCGGTTTATGGAGTTTGGTCAGCATTGGTCATCTTTGCATTTCCTATTATTTTTTGA